attgaaccggcaaaccggctcatcaatacaaagagaGTAGAATGTCGTGCGTTCTAGGCCGGATCGCAATAAGCACTGAGAGCAACCGGCCCAGCACAGATCGCCGAGAACGCTGAGAGCAGCCGGTTCAGATCGGATCGATAAGATCGTTGATAACAGTCGGTTCAGGTCGGATCGCAAAGAACGGTAGGAGCAACAGGTTCAGTTTGAACCTGCTTGGGTAAAAATAAGGATCGCGGTCCGGATGCTCGCATGCTGGAACGGATCGCACCTGGCAGGTTCGGAACGCAACGCGCATCACTAAtagccagcccaccggagcctggcgagcttgatacactgtacgacagtgaggtcgccgtacatctcgcatagctcgtcattatagcggctcctccattgtccttccacacatacggggccaagtatccttctgagcatctgagtatcccttggtaggcttctgctacataggagagccgcagaccaatgatgtctatatcattaGCGTATgtcaggatctgggttgacttatagaagatggttcccgtagtctccaccctcgagtcgcagATGGCTtgctctagcgccaggttgaaaaggagacaggcaagcccgtccccctggcgcagacctttggtggtagcaacaggtcctgagagttttccatccaccctcacctggcatgtgacgttggtcatagtcattctaactagccttatcagtttggccgggattccaaatgagctcatggagtcgtacagttttaccctggctatgctatcgtatgcggctttggagtctatgaagagatggtgtTACGAGTAACCGTGCCGACAAACCGCGTGTCCCTTATTATGGCatgcggaatgtaaacaagcTAAATGACAGGAGATAGGTTTAGACGTTTAGATAGGGTGACAAGATCGATCTTCGAATTTCGAACATTTCAGAAAGGGCAACGTTCGCTGCGTAACGCGATGGCGCAACGGCCATCGCggaaaaaaaagggataaataCACCGTGCGCAGAACAAACGGTCTCTTTAAAAGTTAGCGAACGATAGACCGCGTTTTTTAAAACTACTAAAATAAAAGCTTGTGAGTTTATAATCGGTCGatccttttttaaataaagtaaagtTTTGTACGTTATAAAACGGTCGTTATACCTTGTTCGCCGCCGTCGAGGAGCCGACGGAGTTGCAgttgcaacattttttaaaaaacgCGTTTGCGATTAATAACGCGCTGTTTTAGTGCCAATCGCCAAGGCATCGTCGCGAGTGAGAATAGAGAAGCCTGCAGAATGTCCCGTACGCCGATCTTTCATCAAGGAGAGCCTCTACTCGAAGGGCTGGAGCCGCTTCCCCCCTCCGTTGGAAGGCCAAGCAGTACTGGCAGATCCGGCAGAACCAGTGCAGATCCGTTGGCCACTCTACTTCCAGGCCTACGGACACTGGACGGGCGTCATCGAGACCACCGTCGAGGGCATCAACAAACCCGCGAAACGACACCCTGAACGAATTGGTGAGGAGAGCCCGCGAAGCTAAACGCGAGCTAGCGGCAATCGAGCGCGAGATAGCAGACGTTGTTGTGGAAGCAACGTCTTCGATTGCTGAAAAGGAGCAGGAAATAGAGGAGTGGCTGCATACTACGGATCGTGTCGGAGAGCTGGACCAACGGCCACAGGAATTTAACATTCCCGCCACCGCTACTGGGCCGATGCGTTCGGATAACCATCTCCTACCTCCCTACGCCGTCGAAGTGCCGCCTGTGACATGTAGAAAACCGAACGTGCAATCTACCGCGATTGAAGAGGAACTTCATCGGATCGATAAGCAGTGCGAACAACAGCTGCTTGAAGAGAGACTGCTCGCGATCGAACGGTGTGAACGACGTCGTATGGCGGAGAAAAAACGCATACTGGAAGAATCATGCCGACCTTCTACAAGCCCAATCGCGAGACCTGATGAAAGGCTAGCTAACCAGTACAGACCAGCCGTTAGCTTTGTGCCAGTGATACCAGAAAGGACAACACCACACCCCACAGCACATAGTTACTCTGCAAATTTTCCGCTATTTAACCAGAGTCAAGTGTCAGCGCGAAAATGTACGAGCCGTGAATTGCCTGTCTTCAGTGGTGACCCTAAGGAATGGATGGCATTCATTTCGAACTATGAACACTCTACGGCGATATGTGGCTacacaaatgatgaaaatatgcTGCGGCTGCAGGCGTCTTTGAAGGGAAAGGCTCGTGAAGCAGTTGCTAGTTGTCTGCTATATCCCGATAGTATCCCTGAAGCGATCGAGATTTTGAAGGAGTGCTACGGCCGTCCAGAACTAGTGGTGAACACACTGATGGCCAATATTCGCCGCATGCCGCCCCCGAAGGAAGACCGGTTCGACGCCTTAGTGGATTATGGTGTCGCTGTGAGGAACTTCTGTGCATCGATAACGGGATCTGGACTGCACAGCTATTTCGATGGTGGACCCCtgctggaggagctggtggACAAGCTGCCGCCGAATATAAGGCTGAACTGGTACTATTACCAGAACCGCTGTACACATACCACGCTGGCAGTTTTCAACGAGTGGGTGAAGGAGCTTGTACGCGCAGCCAGTCGAGGTGTAAAGCATACCAGCGGTCGTAGGGAGGTGAAGCATGACAATAATATACGTCAGTACGACCGTAAGTACGCTCATCAGTGCATTCATTCCACAGGTCAGACAGCAGTAACAACATCACAACCAGTTACAACTGAGGGCAACAATTGGTGTTGCTCTGCGTGTGGGGATGGATGTCCTAACGTGTCCAACTGCAGCAGGTTCCTAGGCATGAGTGTGAGTTCGCGTTGGACAACTATAAAGCGTGCGTCACTGTGTAGAACGTGCCTCCGCAAGCACCCAGGTGCATGCCCTGTAACTACGTTGTGCGGAGTAAATGGGTGCGAACGCCGTCATCATCAGTTGTTACACTCGTCCGGTAGCAGCCAACTATTATCAGACATCCCGCCAGAATTGAGTCGAGTCAACACCAGCTGTAACGTGCATTCTGCTACTTCCGGAGGAGTTATGTTCAAGTATGTGCCGGTTACGTTATATGGGAATGGGAAGAAGGTTGATACTATCGCTATTTTAGATGACGGATCGTCGGCAACGTTTATGGAACATGACTTGCTGAGACAGCTAGGCATCAGTGGCAAGCATCGTCCATTATGCATATCGTGGACCGGTAACCAAAGCAGGGTTGAAGACGAGTCCGTAGAATTATCTGTTAAGATATCTGGCGTTGGGTCATCTTTCATATATGACATGAACACGGTCCATACAGTTCGTACCCTTGGCTTATGTGATCAATCAGTAGAACCGAGGCAATTAGCCACTCAGTATAGCCATTTGAGAGGTCTTCCACTACCATTATATCAAAATGCCTCGGCGAAGGTCCTAATTGGCATTGATAATTGCTTCTTGAGCCAAACCCTTAAAACGGTCGAAAGAGGGACAAACGAGCCGTCAGCATCAAAAACCCGACTTGGATGGGTAGTTTACGGGCCATGCTCAAGTAGCGCATCAGATTGTAACCGGTACGACGGAAATACATTTATGAACGTCCATATCTGCccctgcaataaaaaaaaagacgatgAGATGGATCTGGCTCTAAAAGAATACTTCTCTTTAGAATCGCTAGGAGTATATCGACCAATGAAACAATTGCGCTCTGATGACGAAGAACATGCGCTTAAAATTCTTTCCTCGAATGTTCGGTTGGTAGATGGGCATTTCGAAGCGAGCCTTCTGTGGAAGTACGACACAATAAAACTTCCTGATAATAAAGCGATGGCTTTGAGGCGTCACGAATGTCTGGAGAGAAAACTGCGCCGTAACCCGAACTGAATAAAGCCATGCACTCCAAAATTGCAGAGTACGAACAAAAGGGTACATCAGAAAGCTTTCACCGATAgaacaaagcagcaaaaagtcaaatgactggttcctaccgatttttcctGTCACGAACCCGAACAAACCTGGCAAGATACGAGTAGTAtttgatgctgctgcaaaGGTGAATGGGGTCAGCCTAAACTCGTTTTTACTGACCGGACCGGATCAACTTGTAGGACTGCTCACGGTTCTTTATAAATTTCGGGAATATAAGGTAGCAGTGACCGGTGACATTCGAGAAATGTTTTTTCAAGTGCGGATGAACCCGCGAGACCAACGAAGTCAAATGTTTCTCTGGAATGATGGAGAAATTGGAAGCACTCCTCAACAATATGTGCTACAGGTTATGACGTTTGGTGCAGCATGTTCTCCAAGCACCGCGCACTATGTAAAAAATCTGAACGCAGAAAGATTTGAAGAACAATATCAAAGGGCAGTCGAATGCATCAAATATGAGCACTACGTTGATGACATGCTCTCTAGTATAGAAACTGAAGATGAAGCTATCCAATTAGCACAGGAAGTTTGCTTCATTCACTCACAAGGCGGATTTGAGATCCGTAATTGGTTGTCCAATTCATCAAAGGTTAAAGCTGCAATGAACCGGGTTGAGCCTGGAGCAGAAGCACCCGTCGAAGTTGAACTTGCGACAGAGAAAGTACTCGGCATGTGGTGGAACACGGAGACGGATGTGTTCACGTTTAAAATCTCTCCACGATATGAGCCGCATACATTACTACAAGGACGAGTACCTACAAAGAGAGAGATTTTGAAAATACTCATGTCTATATATGATCCTCTGGGCTAATTGGTCACCTTCTCATGTACCTGAAGATCCTGCTGCAAGAAGTGTGGCGCGCAAAGACTCAATGGGATGAAGAAATTTCTGGTAGTTTGCTTGTGAAATGGCAAACATGGGTATCCGTTCTGCCTAGTTTACAATTTGTGAGCATACCGAGGTGTTACCGGCAGGCCACGCATTTAAATCAATGTCACATAGAACTTCACATCTTCTGCGACGCCAGTGAGAACGGGATGGCCGCTGTAGCCTACTTTAGATTCGAAAGAGACGGGCTGATAGAATGTGCATTGGTGGGCTCAAAAACTAAAGTTGCACCGATATCCTTCACATCCATACCAAGGTTAGAGCTTCAAGCGGCAGTCATAGGAACACGATTGGCCCAACAATAAAAAGCTCGCATCGTCTGCAAATCACTCGTGAAGTGTATTGGACGGATTCACGAACCGTCATTAGCTGGATTATGCAGATCACCGAAAGTATAGCCAATTCGTTGCCGTACGCATCAGCGAAATTGTGGAAACCTCTAATGCTGTAGATTGGAACTGGGTGTCCACGAAAATGAACGTAGCCGATGAAGggacaaaatggcaaaaggtTCCGGAACTCGG
This Anopheles merus strain MAF unplaced genomic scaffold, AmerM5.1 LNR4000644, whole genome shotgun sequence DNA region includes the following protein-coding sequences:
- the LOC121602827 gene encoding uncharacterized protein LOC121602827, which gives rise to MSVSSRWTTIKRASLCRTCLRKHPGACPVTTLCGVNGCERRHHQLLHSSGSSQLLSDIPPELSRVNTSCNVHSATSGGVMFKYVPVTLYGNGKKVDTIAILDDGSSATFMEHDLLRQLGISGKHRPLCISWTGNQSRVEDESVELSVKISGVGSSFIYDMNTVHTVRTLGLCDQSVEPRQLATQYSHLRGLPLPLYQNASAKVLIGIDNCFLSQTLKTVERGTNEPSASKTRLGWVVYGPCSSSASDCNRYDGNTFMNVHICPCNKKKDDEMDLALKEYFSLESLGVYRPMKQLRSDDEEHALKILSSNVRLVDGHFEASLLWKYDTIKLPDNKAMALRRHECLERKLRRNPN